GGTCAAGCCCGGAGACTCAGTTTCAATAGACCCGAAGGCTTCCCAGACGCTGCTTGTAAAGCAGGGCCTTGAGAACGCGCAAAAAACGGCCCAACGCCCGAGTTTTCTGGCCTGGGACGAGACCACGCTTTCCGGCAAGCTCGTGCGCTGGCCGGACAGAGCCGAAGTTTCCATACCCGTAAATGAACAGCTCATTGTTGAGTTCTATTCCAAATAATCAGGAGGTTACCAACGCATGCCTACATTTTCAAAACAGCTCATCATTCCTGAAGCCTTAAGCCTTGAGGAAAAAAGCCGGACCGCGAATTATTCCAAATTCACCGCTGAGCCCTATGAAAGGGGTTATGGCCACACCATCGGTAATTCGCTCAGGCGCATCCTTCTTTCAAGTCTTGACGGCGCCGCGGTGGTGGCCGTGCGCATCAAGGGTGCCCGCCACGAATATTCCACCGTCAACGGCGTTGAGGAGGATGTTATAAACATACTCCTGAACCTGAAGAAACTCCGCGTGCGTCTTCACGGCGAAGGGCCGGAGACGCTTCTTATCTCGCTTAAGGGCAAGAAAGAAGTTAAAGCCTCCGATATACGCGAAAGCGCCAATGTGGAGGTAATAAACAAGGACCTCGTAATCGCCCATGTCGAGGCCGGCGCCGAGTTCGAAGCGGAACTTGAGATCGCAAGGGGTGCGGGATATCTCACTTCCGACGAGATCATTTCAGGAATGACTCTGCCGGCGGATTTTATTCCGATGGACGCTTTATTCTCCCCGATAGAGAAAGTGCATTACACCGTGGAAAATGCCCGCGTGGGACATAAGACCGATTACGACAAATTGGTGCTTGAAGTGTGGACCGACGGCACCATTACTCCGTCCGACGCGGTGAACAAAACTGCCGCGCTGCTCCGGCGCTCCATCATCCCTTTCCTGCCGAAAGAAGAGGCCGCTGCGGAAAGTGTTCCTGAAAAAAGCGAAGAAAGCACCGCCGGTTCCGGCGAGCTTAATAACAAGCTGGAACAGGGTGTGGATATGATAGAGCTCTCCTCCAGGGCGTCCAACTGTCTTAAGGTGGCGGGTATCCGCACCATAGGCGAACTGGTGAATAAATCCGAGAATGATCTGCTCGCGGTGAAAAATTTCGGGCAGAAATCGCTTGACGAGATCAAAGATAAGCTCAAAGAGATGGGGCTTTCTCTCGGTATGAAGGAATAGCGGCGCAGCGCGCCGCTGGTCACAGGTCACAAGCAAGAGAAGGACACAGGACAAAGGATCTGCAATCTTATGATAAAGAATCTCGGACACAGAAAACTTTCCAAGACCGGCTCCCACAGGAAGGCGATGTTTTCAAATATGGCGACCAGCCTTCTTCTGCATGAAAAAATAACCACCACGGTGCCTAAAGCCAAGGAATTGCGCCGGGTGGTGGAGCGCGTTATCACCGACGCCAAACATGGCCGCACACTGGAAGTGCGCCGCGCAGTGCGCAGCCGCGAAGTTTATAACAAGGTGCTTGAAGTTATAGCGCCGCGCTATAAGGAACGCCCGGGCGGATTTACCAGGATATTAAGGATCGGCGTAAGAAAAGGCGATGCGACCGAAATCGCCATGATAAAACTGGTTGATTAGGAAGAGATTACAGCGATAACAGAATGATTACGGTGATAATGCTCCGAATAAAATCGCCGATTTTTAGGTTATAATGTTCGACTATTTTTTCAGCCTTTTTTCAAACGATATAGGCATTGACCTGGGCACTGCCAACACGCTGGTCTATGTCAGGGGCAAGGGCATCGTGCTGCGCGAGCCGTCAGTGGTGGCCATAGACAAGAACAGGCACAGGGTGCTGGCGGTGGGTTCGGAAGCTAAGCTCATGCTCGGGCGCACGCCCTCGCACATCGCGGCGGTGCGGCCGCTGAGAAACGGTGTAATAGCCGACTTTGAAGTTACCCAGGAAATGATAAAGTATTTTATCCGGAAAGTTCACAACAGGCGCAGCCTGCTGCATCCCCGTATCGTCATAGGCATCCCCTCAGGCATCACGGAAGTTGAAAAGCGCGCGGTGCAGGAATCCGCCGAGCAGGCGGGCGCGCGGGAAGTTTTGCTCATAGAAGAGCCTATGGCCGCCGCCATCGGTTCCGACCTGCCTGTTTCAGAGCCTCACGCAAGCATGATCTGCGACGTGGGTGGCGGCACCACGGAAGTGGCCGTTATATCGCTTGGCGGCATGGTAGTGGCCAAGTCCCTTGACGTGGCGGGCGACGAGATGGACGACTGCATAGTGCAGTACTTCAGGAGAAAGCACAATTTAGTCATAGGAGAAGCGACCGCGGAAGAGGTAAAGATACAGATAGGTTCGGTTTTTCCTCTGAAAGAAGAAAAGACCATAGAGGTCAAGGGCAGAGACCAGGCAAAGGGCCTGCCTAAAACAATTCTTGTTACTTCAGAAGAGATACGTCAGGCTCTTATGGAGCCTGTGCAGCTTATTGTGGACCTTATTAAGCAGGTACTGGAAGAAACCCCGCCCGAGCTCTCCTCGGATCTGGTTGACAGGGGTATGGTGCTTGCCGGCGGGGGCTCGCTGTTGCGCGGCTTCCCCGAGCTTATCAGGCAGGAAACCGAGTTGCCAGTCCACAGAGCCGCCGACCCTTTAAGCTGTGTCGCCCTTGGCTGCGGGAAGTATTTGGAAGAACTGGACAAGATACAGCAGAAACCCGATTTTTTTAAGTCCTACCGGAACGATTAGCCCGGCGCTCGCGCCGGGTTTTTAATGCCGTTTTCCGGGGCTTGTTTTCCTCCAAACA
The sequence above is a segment of the Elusimicrobiota bacterium genome. Coding sequences within it:
- a CDS encoding DNA-directed RNA polymerase subunit alpha — protein: MPTFSKQLIIPEALSLEEKSRTANYSKFTAEPYERGYGHTIGNSLRRILLSSLDGAAVVAVRIKGARHEYSTVNGVEEDVINILLNLKKLRVRLHGEGPETLLISLKGKKEVKASDIRESANVEVINKDLVIAHVEAGAEFEAELEIARGAGYLTSDEIISGMTLPADFIPMDALFSPIEKVHYTVENARVGHKTDYDKLVLEVWTDGTITPSDAVNKTAALLRRSIIPFLPKEEAAAESVPEKSEESTAGSGELNNKLEQGVDMIELSSRASNCLKVAGIRTIGELVNKSENDLLAVKNFGQKSLDEIKDKLKEMGLSLGMKE
- the rplQ gene encoding 50S ribosomal protein L17, whose translation is MIKNLGHRKLSKTGSHRKAMFSNMATSLLLHEKITTTVPKAKELRRVVERVITDAKHGRTLEVRRAVRSREVYNKVLEVIAPRYKERPGGFTRILRIGVRKGDATEIAMIKLVD
- a CDS encoding rod shape-determining protein, with the protein product MFDYFFSLFSNDIGIDLGTANTLVYVRGKGIVLREPSVVAIDKNRHRVLAVGSEAKLMLGRTPSHIAAVRPLRNGVIADFEVTQEMIKYFIRKVHNRRSLLHPRIVIGIPSGITEVEKRAVQESAEQAGAREVLLIEEPMAAAIGSDLPVSEPHASMICDVGGGTTEVAVISLGGMVVAKSLDVAGDEMDDCIVQYFRRKHNLVIGEATAEEVKIQIGSVFPLKEEKTIEVKGRDQAKGLPKTILVTSEEIRQALMEPVQLIVDLIKQVLEETPPELSSDLVDRGMVLAGGGSLLRGFPELIRQETELPVHRAADPLSCVALGCGKYLEELDKIQQKPDFFKSYRND